CCTTGTGATTCGGGCCATCCGGTGGTGACCAGACCCTCAGCCACTCCGACGAATTGCAGATCGTATACAGGTTGCCGGCGTCATCGAATGCAACGTCAGCGACCTGAACGTTACCCTCGGCGGCGACTATGTACAACTGAGCGCCGGTCGTCGAATCGTAGATCGGCACGCTGCCTTGATACCGCTTGGATACCGCAACCCAGCCCTTCGATTCGCAGACGCCGACGCCGCGAACATAGGGCTGGTCATTGGGGGTTGTGAAGGTCGCGATCTTTGCGCCAGTTGGATCGTACTTCTCCACGGCCGCGGCTTCGCCGGCCTTGGCACGATAGTTGGTGATGTAGAAGTTGCCGTCCTTGTCGCGGGCGAAGTCATATCCGTAGTACGGCGTCGTGTAGATGAATCGAGTGCCCACGTCCCCCGCCGTCGCCCTGTCTTGGCTCCCCAGTATGTATTTGATCACGCCTCTGTTGTTCGGAGCAGAAGCCCAGTAGTTGGAGTTGAGGCAGCAGAGCTCGCGGTTGCCGGCTTCCTTCGAACCGATGGAGAGAAGGCTGCTGATCCACTGGCCGATGTCGTGATTATCCGCGTCGGTCTCGTTGTAGTGTGTCTGGTTGCTGTAATCGCCGGCCAGCAATTGGACGACAGAAGACAGATCGGGGGCAAACTCGAACGCGAAGTCGTCGAAGAAGCTGGCCACATAGACGTGACCATCATCCCATCCGATGTTCAGCCTGAAGGGAGACGAGTAGTTCGTCGTGTCATGCGTCCAGTCGGTCATGGTGCCCGCAGGGTCGACGGCATTTGAGAAGGCAACCTCGGCACCGTCCGCAGACAGGCAGTAGACGCCATTCTGGGTGTTACGACCGAAAGCGGTCACGCCGGAATCATCCCCGACGTTGTTCTCCGCGACGTAGATCTTGCCGTAGTGGGGGCTGGCCGGGTTTCGGTTGACATCTACGCCCGTGGGGTAGTAGAAGGAGTGTGCGGTGTCGTGGCCACCAATCTCCGACCAGGAAGCATGCCCTTGATCCGCCGCGGTGATGCGGAACGAGTAGGTCTTGTCCACGCCGCTGGGGGCTCGGGTGCCGTCATCCTTGCGGCCGTCCCACTGCCAGCCGTGCTTGCCCTTGGCCTGGCGGGCGATGGTCACGGTCCTGATCGCCGTCGAGGAGCTGTCCAGAACCTCGATGGTGACACCCGGCCGAACGCCGTCGCCGTTGGCATTTTCGTTGAGGATGTAGGTCACCGTTGCGGTGCCGCATGTGCCGTTCAACGCCGATGCGTCGAAAGTCACGCCTGACGGGTACACGTTCGCGTACGCCGCGACCGGCAGCGCGACGAGACACGCCGCGGCCATAAGCACTGACAAGTAGCTCGTGTGACGGTTCATTGGATCTCCAGCTCCTTTCCAGAAAAGAACAGTGAGAAGAATCCTCAACCCGACTGGATCGCTGGGCCTGCGGCAGCAGACACGTTCCATGCCGCAGACAGCCCGCGGGCCAAGCGTCGAGACCGGAAGCTCAGCATCCCCGCCAACACCCCCTCCTTGCTCCTAGAGGTGTTGCCAGCCATTGGCATTTGCATAATACCATAATCGGCCCTTTCTGTCTACCGCAAAAGGGCCCAAGGACTTGTGAATCAAAGGATTACCAACGCTTATCACCCCCAACCTGATGGCTGATCCACCGGCGGCATCACCCAGATCGCAGCGTGTTGCCGCACGTCCCAGCCGACCCGGCCAAGGGCTCTTGCGAGCCCCGACCGAAGCCATAAGGCCTGACCCTGAAAAGAGTTGGGGGATCAGGGCTCGCTTCCTCACGTTCGTCTCGCCCCGCGTACCCAACCGCCGCCCCCCTCCATAGGCTGCCCAGCAGATGCACACGACGACCTTAATGATCGTTATTATTGGCCCTCTCTTGGCGCCTTACGATCCGGCTCGGGCAGCGGGCGAACCCACCGCCTCGCAAGGCGTCCGGCACGCCGGGGGAAGATGAGCGGGAGCTGGCGCCGCCGCCGCCGCCCCCGCCCACCGGCATCGAGTCCGAGATCGGGAGGTCCGGTGGCAGATCGACGGGTTCCCTGCTAGAGTCTGTGCCCGTGCCAATCGTCGTGCGAGGACTGACGCTGGGGCTGGACGAGCCGGAGGAGCTACTGCTTCAGCGGGCGGCGGCCAGGCTGCGTATCGCCATGAGCGACATTCAGGCATGGGCGGTCGTCCGTCGCTCCCTCGACGCGCGGCACAAAGACCGAATCGCGTTCACCTACAACGTCGAGCTAGCCCTGGTTGGTCCGACCAAACGGGAGAAGCACGTCCTCCATCGCCTCCGCCGGCCGGACGTTTCGTGGCTTGAGCCCGAAATCGTACCCGATCCGGAGTCTGGATCCGAGCCCATGCCCGACCGGCCGGTGGTTGTCGGCTTCGGGCCGGCCGGCATGTTCGCTGCCCTCACCCTGGCCAAGCTCGGCTACCGGCCGCTGGTTGTCGATCGCGGCCAAGACGTCTCCACCCGGCATCGCGACGTTATGGTTGACTTCTACCGGGCCCGGCGATTCCATCCGGAGTCAAACCTCTTGTACGGGGAGGGCGGCGCGGGGGCATACTCCGACGGTAAGCTGTACACCCGGGTCAAAGATCCGCGTGTCCAGCTCGTGCTCGAGACTTTCTACCACCACGGGGCCAAGCCGGACATCCTCATCGACGGCAAGCCGCATGTCGGCTCGGACAAGCTGCCCGGCATCTGCCGGCGGATCCGTCTGCATATCGAGGCCCTCGGCGGCGAGGTTTGCTTCGGAAGGCGACTCGACGACGTGGTCATCGACAACAGCCGATTGACCGGCATCGTCATCAACGGCGAGACGATCGCCTGCGGCCCGGTCATTCTGGGCATCGGCCACTCGGCCCGCGACACGCTGCGGATGCTCGGACGACGAGGTGTGCGTTTTGAATCCAAGCCATTCCAGATAGGCGTTCGGATCGAGCACCCCCAATCACTCGTGGACCGCTGGCAGTACGGTCCGATGTGCGGCCACGAGCGTCTGCCGCCGGCCGACTACCAGCTCGTGGCCAAAGGAGTAGCCGACGGGGGCGGCGACGTGTTCAGCTTCTGCATGTGCCCCGGGGGCATGATCCTGCCGACCAATGAGCTGCCCGGGCACCTCTCCACCAACGGGGCAAGCCGGTCGCGGCGCAACGGACCGCGGGCCAACAGCGGCCTGGTCGTGACCCTCGACCCGTGCATCGTCTGCTCCGCGGCGGCGGATGATCCCCTGGCGGCATTTGAGTCTCTGCGGACCATGGAGCAGGCCGCGTTCGAGGCCGCCGGCGGTGACTACCACGTTCCCGCTCAGCGTGCGGGCGACCTTGTGCAGGGCAAAACCTCCGACGGTTGCCTCGAAACCAGCTATCCGCTGGGCGGTCGATGGGTGGATCTGCGCCGAATCCTGCCGGCGTCGATCATCGAACCGGTTGCCCGGGCGATCGAGCAGCTGGACCGGCGGTTGCCCGGTTTCGGTGGCCCGGATGCCCTGGTCACCGCCCCGGAAAGCCGAGCGAGCGGCCCGGTGCGGATCACACGCGACCCGGCGACTCGCCAGTCCGCCTCGACCTCGAACTTGTACCCCGTCGGTGAGGGTGCGGGCTATGCGGGCGGCATCGTCAGCGCCGCCATCGACGGCCTCAAGAGCGCCGAGGCCGTTGTCGCCCGATACGCCCGACCGTGAGAAACGATGCCCCGATGACCGATTCGCTGTCAGACACGTTCCACATCGCGACCCTTCGTGAGGCCGCCAGACGTCCCGAAGTCGTCACCGCGCTCCGCAGGTTCTTCGACGAAACCGACCGCCTCATCGCCGGGTACGACCCCACCTGCTGGAATCACGGCCACTGCTGCCAATTCGGAACCTACGGTCACCGCCTGTACGTGACGGCATTGGAGGTCGTGCTGTACCTGGCCGGGGGGTACGATCTCCCGCTGATCGAGCAGGACACTTGCCCCCACGCTCGCGATGGCCGTTGCCAGGCGCGGACCTGTCGCCCCCTCGGTTGCCGCGTCTTCTACTGTGACCCGGCAGCCCGGGGATGGCAGGGTCCGCTCACCGAGGAACGTCTGGGTGTTCTGCGGGACTTGCATGGACAGTTGGGCGTGCCCTATTTTTATGCCGACTGGATGGCGATGCTGCGGGCACTCCAGCGAGACTGAGACCGGAACGTCACCCATGCATGTGATTCTGATACCGTTGGGGAGTGTCGGAGACATCCATCCGTTCCTGTGGCTGGGGCGTGGTTTGAAGGCCCGCGGCCATCGGGTGACGCTGATCAGCAACACCTACTTCGAATCGATGAGCCGCGGGGCGGGGCTCGATTTTGACGCCCTTGGCCCCGTGGAACTGTACCACGAGATCGTCGAGAACCCGGATGGCCGCGATCCCAAGAAATCGGGCAGGCTCTTCCGTGAGAAAGTCCTTCCGTGGCTGATTCGTCCGATGTACGAGATCGTGGCCAGGCACCACGCGCCGGGTGAGACGGTCATGGTGGCGAACGCTGGGGCCTTCGGGGCCCGCATCGCCCAGGACCACCTGGGCATCCCCCTGGCCACGATCTGCCTGCAGCCGCATGCCTTCCGCAGTATCCATGAGACGCCGAAGCACCCTGACTGGCCGATCCTCAGCTGCCTGCCGCGCCGCTGGAAGAAGATGGTGTTCGCCTTCGTCGATCGTTTCTGCATCGACCCGCTGCTCGGGCCGCCCATCGATGCCTTCCGCGTCGAGTTGGGCCTGCCCGCCGTCAGGCACCATCTCGGTCAATGGCTCTTCTCGCCGCAGCGCATCATCGGGCTGTTTCCGCCCTGGCTCGGCCAGCCGCAACCGGATTGGCCACGGCAGACGCGCTTGACCGGCTTCCCGTTGTACGATGCCGCCGAGGACAAGCCGCTGCCCGCCGGCCTGGCCGAGTTCCTCGACGCCGGCCCCCCGCCGGTGGCGTTCACCATGGGCTCGCCGTTCCGCGACCAGGATCGCTTCTTCCAGGCCTCGGTCGATGCCTGCAGACAGCTTGGCCGGCGCGGCTTGCTGGTCACCCGACACAAGGAACAGGTCCCCGCTGGACTGCCCGACGGGATCTTGCACGTGGAATACGCACCCTACGGCCGGGTATTCCCGCGCGTGGCCCTAGTCGTTCACCACGGGGGCATGGGCACACTCAGTCAGGCCCTGCTCGCCGGCGTGCCGCACCTGATCATGCCCATCGCCTACGATCAGCCGGACAACGCCGACCGGCTGACCCGGCTGGGCGTCGCCCTGCCGATCAAGCGAGCCCTGTACACCGCTCACACCGCGGCCGCCGCCATCAGGAAACTGACCGAGTCGCGCGACGTGGCCGCTCGCTGCCGCGAAGTAGCCGCCAAGGTCCGTTCCGCCCATCCGCTCAACGACACCTGCCTCCTTGTGGAGCAGCTGAGGTCGCCGGCCGTGGCTCGATAATCCCCTCCATCGTCCGCCAGCCAATCCCTGGTTCAGCCTTCTCGAAGCTTCTCCCGCTGGACCTGCCAGACGACCGCGGCCACGAAGTAGATCACCGTCACCAGCATCAGGCCCCGTTTGTAGCTTTCCATGTTGTCGTTGTAGATGCGCTCGTCGGCCCCCCCACCGAGGAACACGCGTAGAGCCAAAGCGATGATGGCCGCCAGACTCAGCACCGCGCACCCGCCCGCCACCCAGGCGAAGCCGGGTAGCCCGCCGGCCGACCTCGCCGCCGCGTCGGGTCGAGCAGCCGGCCCGCCACGGGCTGCGTCGATCGGCTTCTCGACTGGCTCACCCGGGGCGGCCTTTGACCCCATGACCGCTGCCAGAAACACATACAGCCCCGCCGCGATGAACCACCCCGGCAACCACCGGAAGAACAGATGCACGCCCATAAGCTCCATCGGCGATCTCAAAGCCCCACCGGTGAACTGCTCGATCGGGAAGCAGATCACCAGAACCACCAGCCAGGCGATCAGCGCCGCGGGATTGACGCTCAGCCGGCGCTTCTCCGCCCAGTACTGGCCCAGCCCGAGCTTCGGAAACAGCCAGTGCTCGGCCACGATGATCGCTCCGATCGGCATGAGCATCAGCCCGTAGATGGCCACGAAATCAAGCAGCTTCATGAAGATTGCCGGAAAGAGAGCCACGATTGTGGTGATCCCCCCCGCGGCTACGGTCACCGCCCACCGCGGCCAGTTCGGCGTGATGATCTGCAGGGCCAGCCCCGCCCGGTAGATGGTCGGATTCGCCGTCGTCCAGCCGGCCAGCAGCACGCAGATCAGTCCCGCGGCTCCCGCCGCCCGGTTGGCCATCTCACCGGGGTTGAGTTGACTGCCCAACACGGCGCCCATGATCCCGGCACAGATCCAGGCACAGAAGTGCCCGAGGTACATCCCAAACGCCGAGTAGAAGCCGTAACTCCAGTGCCGGGCATAGCGGAACACGGCCATGTCCGACAGCCCGATGTGCATCGCCAGATTCGCGAACCAGGCGAAGAAGGCGACATGCCAGAAACCCAGCTTGACGCCGCCG
Above is a genomic segment from Phycisphaerae bacterium containing:
- a CDS encoding glycosyltransferase, with product MHVILIPLGSVGDIHPFLWLGRGLKARGHRVTLISNTYFESMSRGAGLDFDALGPVELYHEIVENPDGRDPKKSGRLFREKVLPWLIRPMYEIVARHHAPGETVMVANAGAFGARIAQDHLGIPLATICLQPHAFRSIHETPKHPDWPILSCLPRRWKKMVFAFVDRFCIDPLLGPPIDAFRVELGLPAVRHHLGQWLFSPQRIIGLFPPWLGQPQPDWPRQTRLTGFPLYDAAEDKPLPAGLAEFLDAGPPPVAFTMGSPFRDQDRFFQASVDACRQLGRRGLLVTRHKEQVPAGLPDGILHVEYAPYGRVFPRVALVVHHGGMGTLSQALLAGVPHLIMPIAYDQPDNADRLTRLGVALPIKRALYTAHTAAAAIRKLTESRDVAARCREVAAKVRSAHPLNDTCLLVEQLRSPAVAR